A region of the Oceanihabitans sp. IOP_32 genome:
TCTGTTCCTCAACACCCTTAGCGACATCTACAACAACAATAACACTATCAACAGCAGTTAATGTTCTAAAAGTGTCTTCGGCAAAATCTTTATGTCCTGGTGTATCGAGAATATTAATTTTTATCGCATTATATTCAAAAGCTAAAACCGAAGTAGCAACCGAGATACCACGTTGGCGCTCGATCTCCATAAAATCACTGGTTGCGCCTTTTTTAATTTTATTACTTTTTACAGCACCAGCCTCTTGAATAGCACCACCAAAAAGTAATAATTTTTCTGTAAGGGTTGTTTTTCCAGCATCTGGATGTGCAATAATTCCAAAGGTTCGTCTGCGTTGTATTTCTGATAAAAAACTCATATATTAATTGTAAATGGGTTGCAAAGATACTATTAATAGTATCAATTAAAATACAGCGCTTTTTTATTTTTATGTTAAGTTTAATAACATTTCAATATTTACTTGGTATTTTTACAAAACAGGACTCACTTAAAAAAAAAATCTAATTTTTTAATGAAGGGATTCAGAGTTATTACAACAAGATATAATTAAGTACAAGATGCAGATTAAAGAAGAACAAGTAATTCTGGTAGACCAAAATGACAATCAAATTGGGCTCATGCCAAAAATGGAAGCACATGAAAAAGCCTTGTTGCACAGAGCCTTCTCAGTTTTTATTTTTAATGACAAGAATGAATTGATGCTACAACAACGCGCATTACATAAATACCACACGCCTGGACTTTGGACCAATACCTGCTGTAGCCATCAGCGTGACGGAGAGAGCAATATTGAAGCAGGCAAGCGTCGTTTAATGGAAGAAATGGGTTTTGTAACCGAGTTGAAGGAGACCACTTCGTTTATTTATAAAGCACCTTTTGACAATGGTTTAACAGAGCATGAATACGATCACATTATGGTAGGACATTACAATGATGCACCTCATATAAATCCTGATGAAGTTGCCGATTGGAAATGGATGCCATTAGAAGATGTTAAAAAAGATATTGCGTTACAACCAGAGCTTTATACAGCTTGGTTTAAGATTATTTTTAGTAAATTTTACGACCATATTAATCTAAAAACATGAAAGTAACTATAAGCAGAAGAGCACACTTTAATGCGGCGCATAGGCTGTATAGAAAAGATTGGACAGACGAGAAAAATTTTTTGGTTTTTGGAAAATGTAGTAATCCTAATTTTCATGGACATAATTACGAACTCATCGTTAGTGTTACTGGAGAAATTGACCCAGAAACAGGCTATGTAATCGATGTTAAAATTTTAAAAGACATTATTAAAAACAAAATTGAAGATGCCTTCGATCATAAAAACCTAAATATAGAAGTTCCAGAATTTAAAGATTTAAATCCAACAGCCGAGAATATTGTTGTTGTAATTTACAACAAAATTAAACCGGAGTTAAAAGCCCATTTAGATTTAGAAGTTATACTTTACGAAACGCCTAGAAATTTTGTAAGCTACTCTGGGAATTAGGCTATACTTTTTAGGTCTTAGTGGTTTAATTTATAAGATTATAAGTTGTTCTAAAAATACTGTACCTGATAACAGATATTATTTAATAAATTACCTATTTTTGTGGCTAAATAAAATTACAATTTATGGCAAATGTTAGAAACCTAAAGAAAGACATTAATTATGTTTTAGGTGATATTATTGAAGCAGTTTATGTTTGGGAGTATACAAACAAAGATAAAGAAGCTAAAGCGGGAGAAGCAATTATTGATGAAGCTATTGAGACATTCGATTCTTTAATAGCTCGAGTAAATGCTAAGCATGTTGAAAATCCGAAAGCTCATTTTAAAGCTATTAATGCCGACTTAGAAGAAAGAGGAAGAGCATTAATCGATAAAATAAATAAATTAGGATAATTTTTTAACTTATTGTTTGCAAATGATAATTTTGATATTATATTTGCACTCGTTAAAAAAAGCCGATGTAGCTCAGCTGGCTAGAGCAGCTGATTTGTAATCAGCAGGTCGTGGGTTCGAGTCCCTCCATCGGCTCAAAAAAAAACCTTTCTAATCAGAAAGGTTTTTTTGGTTTTAATACTGGCCTAGTCTAAATATCCTATTCGATAAATATTTAGAACTATGTAGTATGGTGCTTAGTTGTTTTGATCAGTTTCTTTTATGTTATCTATAAATAGTTGTAATTCTTTTCCGTATTTCGAAGCTTTTACTTCTGGTGTTAAGACCTTATTTATAGTATCTAAAAGCTTAATATTTGCATTGTAAATTTCTGTTAATGCTAAATATGGAGCTACTTCACTATCTTTATTATTGATCGCAAAATTTACGGTATAAAGGTACTTTCGTTTTAGCAAATTGTTACTTTCGGTATTAATTAAAGTTAGTTTTGTAGTATCGCCCGCTTTTAGAGCGTCAAACTTTTCTTTTATTAAATCTAAATTTCTGCTGTTTAATTTAGCTATCATCGTTTTGTAGTCTTCCCATGTGCTGTGTTGGTTCGAACCTTTAATTTTAGCGTCGAAAACAAAGTTTTTTAATGTTGTATTAATTTCTGTAACCCCTTTATCTGCGAAAAAAGCAATGGCATCATCTTCATCCGTATTTTTATTTAAAAACAAATAAAGTACTTCGGGAGATTCTAAGGACGTATGGAGCTCAAATGAGGAGTTTCCATTTATTAATACCGAATCTAGAGTAATTAGTGTGGTGTCTTTTATTTTTTTTAGATAAACAGCTCCTTTTTTTAACCCCTTAATATTAGTTTTTACTGTTAAATCAGGTGTTTTGGCACAGGAAATTACTAATAGTAATGCGGTGAAAATGTACAGTTTTTTCATAATTGGTTTTTTAATTAAGAGGCAAATATCTTATAAAAATATATTAAATACTAGTACTAGGAATTCTTTTGTGAACTTTACTGTTACCGTGATTCATTTTAATAAGGCGATATTAAGAGTTTGGCATAGTAATTGTTTTATGTTTTGTAGCATTTAAAAACATAGGTTTATTGAGTGGTTACTTTAAACTTTAAAATGCTATTCATATTTTTGGTTAGTTAGTTTAGTTAGAAGAAACACCTTTTTTAAGGTGTTTTTTTTTTGTTTAAAAAGTTTCGTTGGGGCTCAGGTCTGTTTTAATTGAATCTTTTAAATGTTAAAATTATGTGTATTTGATCGAAATAAAAAGCTTTTCGTCGATATTGCAAGTATGGTTTTGTATATTTATTCCGGATTGAAGAAATAATGTATTTTTTAGTTCAATGGATTTTTTAGTTAATTTGTATTTGCAAAAGTAGTATTCATTTCTATTTAATATTATAAATGCAGATAAAAATAAACCGGGTTTGAGGGAACTCGGTTTTTTTTATATTTATTAATTTCGCTTGTAAGGATTAGACTAGTTTTTTGTTATGGTTAAAAGATTTTTGTTCGCAATTCTTTTTGTTATAGGTACTTCAATGGTATTCGCGCAATTACCCAATGGGTTTGTTTATGCAAAAGATGTGATTCCAGATCTAGATGTAGAATTGCGGTATTATACATCGAATAATTTTGTGGGCAAACCAATCGATGGGTATAAATCAAACCGACTTATTCTTACCAGACAAACTGCCGTGGCTTTAAAGTCTGTTCAAGAAGAATTACAGCATATTAATCTGTGTATTAAGGTATACGATGGGTATAGACCACAGCGGGCTGTAAACCACTTTATACGTTGGGCAAAACAATGGAAAGACACCATTAATAAGGCTGATTTTTATCCAAAAGTAAAAAAGAAAGATTTATTTAAATCGGGATATATTGCGAGCAGATCTGGCCATAGTAGAGGTAGTACAGTAGATTTAACCATTATTGATGGCAATACTGGTGAGCCTTTAGACATGGGAAGCCCTTATGATTTTTTCGGAAGAGAATCTTGGGTTAATTATTCTGGTATTACTGCAAAACAAAAAGAAAATAGACAACTTCTACAAACTGTCATGTTAAAACACGGGTTTAGAAATTACTCTAAAGAGTGGTGGCATTTTACGTTGCGACACGAG
Encoded here:
- the idi gene encoding isopentenyl-diphosphate Delta-isomerase, producing the protein MKEEQVILVDQNDNQIGLMPKMEAHEKALLHRAFSVFIFNDKNELMLQQRALHKYHTPGLWTNTCCSHQRDGESNIEAGKRRLMEEMGFVTELKETTSFIYKAPFDNGLTEHEYDHIMVGHYNDAPHINPDEVADWKWMPLEDVKKDIALQPELYTAWFKIIFSKFYDHINLKT
- a CDS encoding 6-pyruvoyl trahydropterin synthase family protein, which gives rise to MKVTISRRAHFNAAHRLYRKDWTDEKNFLVFGKCSNPNFHGHNYELIVSVTGEIDPETGYVIDVKILKDIIKNKIEDAFDHKNLNIEVPEFKDLNPTAENIVVVIYNKIKPELKAHLDLEVILYETPRNFVSYSGN
- a CDS encoding DUF4369 domain-containing protein, translated to MKKLYIFTALLLVISCAKTPDLTVKTNIKGLKKGAVYLKKIKDTTLITLDSVLINGNSSFELHTSLESPEVLYLFLNKNTDEDDAIAFFADKGVTEINTTLKNFVFDAKIKGSNQHSTWEDYKTMIAKLNSRNLDLIKEKFDALKAGDTTKLTLINTESNNLLKRKYLYTVNFAINNKDSEVAPYLALTEIYNANIKLLDTINKVLTPEVKASKYGKELQLFIDNIKETDQNN
- a CDS encoding M15 family metallopeptidase; translated protein: MVKRFLFAILFVIGTSMVFAQLPNGFVYAKDVIPDLDVELRYYTSNNFVGKPIDGYKSNRLILTRQTAVALKSVQEELQHINLCIKVYDGYRPQRAVNHFIRWAKQWKDTINKADFYPKVKKKDLFKSGYIASRSGHSRGSTVDLTIIDGNTGEPLDMGSPYDFFGRESWVNYSGITAKQKENRQLLQTVMLKHGFRNYSKEWWHFTLRHEPFPKTYFDFIVK